AGGAAGGTCATAAAAGCCTGTATCATATGCAATTTCGGTCAGACTTCTGTCTTTTTCGGAAAGGGTAAGATAAATGACCTGACGAAGCCTTGTCCAAAGCAAATATTTAGATAAGCTGCTGCCGGTTTGTTCTTTAAAAAGCGCAGCAAGGCGGGAAGGGGAGAGAAAAACAATGTCAGCGAATGTGCCGGGCGTTATAACCTGCTGAGAGTAATTGGCATTGATGTATTCAACGATTTTTGTTACCCGCTGATCATAATGAAGCGTCGGCAATTTTGAAAGCAAAGCATCAATGATGTTGTAAATGTCAAAGGAGTCTTTTGCTGTCTGGAAAAAGGTATTTGTTTCAATTGGCGAATGAAAAACGATGTAGTTTTGACCGGTATCAAACCTGCCCAAAAGCTCCAGACCAACATTGGAATATGGCTCTATGTTTAAAATATTTAACGTTCCTTTTTCTGCGACACAGAAATGCGGAACCTGGGGTTTGATCAGAAAGCCGTAAATCCCTTCAAACAATTGCCCATTAATGGTGGAAGTAAAAGTAGTGTCGTTTGATAAAACGATTTGATAGGCGGAATGGTGATGAATTTCAACGGTAAGGTTGTAGGCTCTAAGCGCCAGAATGAAAGGATTTTTTAATGGTTTTTTCATCATGCTAATTTTTCTTAAACTTATAAAAAACCTGTCTTACTTCGGGCTTATAATTTGCTGTGTACCTAGTTTTCACATGTGAAGTGTATATAATTTCCTTTGAGTATACTCACCTATAAATCAAAAAGTGACTCCCGTTCTAAGGAAGTCACTTTTTGATTTATATTATTTCTTTTTTATTAATTAATTGTCAAAACACGTTCTGTTTTTTGTTCTGTCAATTGAAGTGATTTTGACTGAGTTTCTCCATTGCTGGTCACCTGGATTTCGTATTTTCCTGCTTCCAGATCATTCAGATTTAAAGCGCGTCCGAATTTTTGGTTTCCTTTGCCTATCACTTCGCGGTAAACAATATCTCCGGCGCTGTTTTTCAATACCAGAACAGTTGGTGTTTCCTGATTTACTTTGTCAACCAGCACATTTATTTTTCCGCCTTTGGTTGGATAAATTCCGGTGCCGAAACCGGTAGATTTTTTAGTTGCTTTATCATCTGCATGGGCAGAGAAAGCGAAAGAAGCAACAAATGCAAAGGCAACAGCGATATTTTTGATGTAAGTTTTCATGGCGATTTTAATTTTTTTTATGGCTAATATTTTTCTTATGAATGGCTAATAGAGTATTCGTTACTGATGCTTATTTGATTGTCAATGCACGTTCTGTTTTTTGATCTGACAATTGGAATGTTTTGGTTTGTGTTTCGTTTTTACTTGTTACATCGATTTGGTATTTACCTGCTTCAAGATCCGTAACGTTCAACTGGCGACCGAATTTCTGATTTCCTTTGGCTACAATTTCGCGGTAAACGACGTCTCCGTTTTCATTTTTCACAAGAATGGTTGTTGAAGCGTTATCATCCGCTTTGTCGACCAACACGTTGATTTTTCCACCTTTGTTGATATAAACCCCGGTTCCAAAGCTTAAAGCTTTTTTAGTTTCTTTATTTTCAGCGTTAGCAGCGAAAGCGAAAGAGGTAACAAATGCGAAAGCAAGAGCGATATTTTTGAATGAGTTTTTCATGGCTAATTATATTTGAATGTTCTGTTGTAATTGTTTCCCTTATTGATGAATCAAAGATAGGGTGATGGCAGGTACTATGTATAACAAAGTACACGAATGGATGCTTTTCAGTGATAAGTGGTATGGGGAATAAATGAGCAATTAAGCGGTTGAAAGATACTAATGTTAGTTTATAGAAGAAGATGGTTAGTTGGATTAAATTGACCATGCCTACGGCATTTACAAACGACTAAAATATCGGTAATACAGGGATTGAAATCCCTGGCTACAATGTCATTCATGCCTATGGCATTTTTCTAGTGCCGTAGGCACGGCCGACATTGTAGCCAGGGAATTTATTCCCTGGAAATGAAGCAGATGCCGAGCGGCAGCAGGTTATTGGTATTGAAATGAAGTGATGAAATAAAGATCGTATTGCTTTTTGAGGTCTTGCACTGCTTAAGAGTTTTTCCACATCAGCGCCAGAGGCATTAGCTGCGCATTTTCAAAGTGAAAGATCTGATTTTTGACAGGATTTAAAATAAACGATAAATTCAGATCCCTGATCCTTTTCGCTCCGTACCTGAATACGGCCATCATTTTCCTCAATAAATTGTTTAATCATCACCAGGCCCAGTCCGGTTCCGGGTTCACTGTTTGTGCCGTTTTCCGATATTGCCACGCCCGAAGATTTAAATAACCGGGCTAATTTTTCCTCTGACATACCTTTTCCGCTATCCTTGATATGAATGGCGGAAAAATCATCCTGACAGCTATAAAACAAGTTAATTGTTCCTGTTGGCGGGGTAAATTTGATGGCATTGCTAATGATATTTTGAAGGATGATTTTGACATGATTTTCATCGGCTTCAATATATACCGGCTTTTGATCCTGGTGTATTAAATGCTGCTTTTTTTGTTGAGAAACCGGCTTGTATAATGACAAGACGCTCCCGGTTACCTCCGTCAAGTTTATTTTTTCATATTTTACCTGAGCACCGCTCCGCTGGCTGCTTGCCCAGTTGAGCAGATTATCGATCAGCTCTGAGACGTGCAATATTTGCCGGTGGAAGTCTTGGAGAATATATTTCCGTTCCTGTTCGTCCAAATAGCCTTGGGTGATCATATCCAGCGCCTGAACAATTGATGCAAAGGGGCTACGCAGATCGTGGCCAATGACAGATAATACCCGGTCCTTGGTTTGATTAAGTGAGATCAATGCTTCACGCTGGGCCTGAATCTCTTGCTTCTGCTGACCAATCGCATCATTGCTCTCCTGAAGTTTTCGGTTCAAGACATTCTTACGGGAGATATTAAGCCTTAGTAAAAAAAGTGCCCCTAAAAGCAGAATAGAGAATAGTGCGGTCAGCGAGATAATGATCCGGTTGTTCTTGATTACCTGCCTGCTGTTCTCGTTTTCTCTGGTCAGGTCTAAATTCTCGGCTTTCTGATCCTGCAAATGCAGGTAGTTGATCTCCTGTTCCTTATTTTGATTAAGAATACTGTCGCCATAGGCCCGCGCAATGGCCTGGTATTCATAAGCCTTTTGATAATCTTTTAATGCTGCGTAACATTTTGATAAAATATTAGCTGCCCGCTCTGTATCCCAGTCGGCTTTCATCTGTTGCATCAGTGCAAAACTCCTGTCAGCATAGGCCAGTGCTTCGTTGTAGCGCTTCATTTCGTAAAGCGTTTGGGCCAAACCAGAATAAGCGAAACCTTTCTCCCACCTGTCCTGATAGGCAGTAAAATGAAGGGCCGACTGATAATAAAATAGTGCCTGTTTGTAATTTCGTGAATGAAAATAGGTCTCTCCGATTCTGTTCAGGGACATTTGATTCAGGTGTCCGTCTTTGCATTGTTCTGCAATCAAAAGTGCCTTTTTCAGATTTGCAAAGGCATCCTTAAACTGGTGAAGTTCATCATGGCATAAGCCGATATTGAAATAATTTGCTGAAATCTTTGCGCTGTCTTTAATCTGTTCATTAATTGCCAGCGCTTTTTTAAATTCAGGTATCGCCTCCTTAAATCTTTTCTGACCAAGATAGATGACGCCCCTTGTGTTGATGGCAATGGCAAGCTCCGACTTCCAGCCTTGCTGCTTGGAGATAACCGAAGCAGAATCCGCATAGGAAAGAGACTCAAAAAATGAACCATTTACATAATAGATTTTTGCAATGTTGTTGTAGGCTCTTACTGTTTCTTTAAGAAGACAAACTTCTTTTGCATATTGTAAGGCGATCGTTCCAAATAAAAGAGAGCTATCCGTGTTATTAAACAGGTACTTTTCAGCCAGTTTATTGCAAATAGAGATCTGTACCGAATCCCGTGGTTCCCCTTTAAATCTCTTAAAAGTCTTTATCAGATCTGATCCGTCCTGGCTATAAGCCGTAGCCGATGTAAGTTGAACCAATAGTATTACTATGGATATTGTGATCAGCTTAGACAACGTTGTCATTTTATGGCATCAAAAGGTTTAATATGAGGAGGTTCGGTATCGCTAAATATTAAAGATAAGATCTTTAGTAATATATTCAATATTGCCTGCTGCAAAGATACAAATTCGCAATTGGTCACGATAGGGTGCAGGAAATTTTCTCATTGCCGAAATATATTTTAACAAAACGGGCATAATTAAGGCTCTGAACTCCCGTCGCCCTGAACCAAAACAAGGTCAAATAAATTCTATATATGCTCTTTCATACCTGAAGATACAGGCGAACATCTTTTGTGCATCAGAGCAACAAAAAGTAAATCTAACAGGCGCGAAGCGCGACTTTCAATGTGATATTGCCGGAAAAATTTTAAGCAGTAAGTGATGTTGGGAGAGATGATTTAGAAAGAACATTCACTCATAGCTGACCAGCCTTTGGCGTTAAAAAAGTTTGATTTTAAGTAAAAAGCAGTTTTTAGTTCTTTTAAAAAAAGTTCTCATTACTCAACTTTCACTTTCCCCCCATGATAAGATGTTTTCTTTTCGTCGGTTACAAACAGTTATTGCGTCATGAATAGATACCAAAAACTCTTTTTTATTCTGTTGGTTGTCTTCTTTATTCATGGATGTATCAAGCAGTTTTCGCCACCTGGAATTGATACTTTGGAACAAAATCTTGTTGTAGATGGATTTTTGAACACCGGCGCGGACACAAGTATCATTCAGTTGAGCAGAACCCAGAACTTAAGCCAGACAGAAGAGCCTGTCAAGGAAACAGGTGCGGCGTTATCTGTTGAAGATGAATCAGGAACGACATTTTCGTTTAAAGAAACGGGTGCCGGGAAATACATTTTACCTCCTTATGGGTTTGATCAGGGGAAAAAATACAGATTGAGGATTAAAACCGCAGCAGGAAAGGAGTATCTTTCTGAATATGTGGCTGTCATAAAAACGCCGGCAATTGACAGCGTTAGCTATAAGATTGAACCAGTCAGAAATGCAGTAGTTTTCTATGCTAATACCCATGATCCTAAGAACCAGACTCATTTCTACCGGTGGAGTTTTGAAGAAACCTGGGAATATCATGCCACCTACGCGTCTGCGCTTGAAGTCATTGCAGGCAAAGTTGTTCTCAGGGAAAAAGATATCAATAAATGCTGGCAAACCTTTAAATCCAGAAATATCCTTCTGGGCTCAACTATTAAGCAAAGCAGTGATATCATCAGTGAGGTGCCAATCAATATAGTGCCTATCAGCACAAACAAACTATATATCAAGTACAGCATTTTATTAAAACAATACGCTTTATCCAGTGAGGCGTTTGAATACTGGACAACCCTTGCAAAAACGACTGAACTAACCGGAGGACTTTTTGACCCGACACCTTTTTTGCTAACCGGTAATATCAAAAGTACGATTAATCCTTCTGAACTTGTCTTCGGTTATTTCAGCGCAGGCACAGAAGAAAAAAAACGGATCTTGATCACTCCGGGTCTTGGAAGTTTTCCACGATGCGCGAAAACGGACACGATACCAATTGAATGCCGTTCGCTGGATGAACTATGTGCGCTGCGAACTGAGCAGTTGCTTCTGACCTATCACGGAAAAAGGTCTGACTCGGTCACGGTGGCAAGTGCAGAATGTACGGATTGCAGATTAAGGGGAGGGACAACACTAAAGCCAGCTTTTATGAATTAAAAGGAATTTTGGTGGTAGTTTAAATTCGCGTTAAATTAATATTCCACACTATATGAAGCTGGATGATGTCTACAAGCGGATTCTACTTTATAAATTCATTAATTTATAAAGTAGACGAAGGAGGCTTTGAAAGAATTTTTTACCTATGACATGACTGATCTTTCCGGGGAAAAGCTCCACTGATAAGATTCCTAACTTTTACCGCTTATCAAAAACGTCAAGGAAGGAGCCGTAATTTCCTTAACTTTCA
The nucleotide sequence above comes from Dyadobacter subterraneus. Encoded proteins:
- a CDS encoding tetratricopeptide repeat-containing sensor histidine kinase; its protein translation is MTTLSKLITISIVILLVQLTSATAYSQDGSDLIKTFKRFKGEPRDSVQISICNKLAEKYLFNNTDSSLLFGTIALQYAKEVCLLKETVRAYNNIAKIYYVNGSFFESLSYADSASVISKQQGWKSELAIAINTRGVIYLGQKRFKEAIPEFKKALAINEQIKDSAKISANYFNIGLCHDELHQFKDAFANLKKALLIAEQCKDGHLNQMSLNRIGETYFHSRNYKQALFYYQSALHFTAYQDRWEKGFAYSGLAQTLYEMKRYNEALAYADRSFALMQQMKADWDTERAANILSKCYAALKDYQKAYEYQAIARAYGDSILNQNKEQEINYLHLQDQKAENLDLTRENENSRQVIKNNRIIISLTALFSILLLGALFLLRLNISRKNVLNRKLQESNDAIGQQKQEIQAQREALISLNQTKDRVLSVIGHDLRSPFASIVQALDMITQGYLDEQERKYILQDFHRQILHVSELIDNLLNWASSQRSGAQVKYEKINLTEVTGSVLSLYKPVSQQKKQHLIHQDQKPVYIEADENHVKIILQNIISNAIKFTPPTGTINLFYSCQDDFSAIHIKDSGKGMSEEKLARLFKSSGVAISENGTNSEPGTGLGLVMIKQFIEENDGRIQVRSEKDQGSEFIVYFKSCQKSDLSL
- a CDS encoding DUF4249 domain-containing protein, yielding MNRYQKLFFILLVVFFIHGCIKQFSPPGIDTLEQNLVVDGFLNTGADTSIIQLSRTQNLSQTEEPVKETGAALSVEDESGTTFSFKETGAGKYILPPYGFDQGKKYRLRIKTAAGKEYLSEYVAVIKTPAIDSVSYKIEPVRNAVVFYANTHDPKNQTHFYRWSFEETWEYHATYASALEVIAGKVVLREKDINKCWQTFKSRNILLGSTIKQSSDIISEVPINIVPISTNKLYIKYSILLKQYALSSEAFEYWTTLAKTTELTGGLFDPTPFLLTGNIKSTINPSELVFGYFSAGTEEKKRILITPGLGSFPRCAKTDTIPIECRSLDELCALRTEQLLLTYHGKRSDSVTVASAECTDCRLRGGTTLKPAFMN
- a CDS encoding AraC family transcriptional regulator — encoded protein: MMKKPLKNPFILALRAYNLTVEIHHHSAYQIVLSNDTTFTSTINGQLFEGIYGFLIKPQVPHFCVAEKGTLNILNIEPYSNVGLELLGRFDTGQNYIVFHSPIETNTFFQTAKDSFDIYNIIDALLSKLPTLHYDQRVTKIVEYINANYSQQVITPGTFADIVFLSPSRLAALFKEQTGSSLSKYLLWTRLRQVIYLTLSEKDRSLTEIAYDTGFYDLPQLNKYMYEMFGMPPKALKHNSDLIQVY
- a CDS encoding DUF3244 domain-containing protein, yielding MKNSFKNIALAFAFVTSFAFAANAENKETKKALSFGTGVYINKGGKINVLVDKADDNASTTILVKNENGDVVYREIVAKGNQKFGRQLNVTDLEAGKYQIDVTSKNETQTKTFQLSDQKTERALTIK